The genomic DNA CAATATACATGTACCTTCCTGCTTCACCGCCTAGAACTCCACCAATCACACCAACACAGGATGCAATTTTCTCTTTCAGCTCTGGCTGGCCCCTAAAAATATTGTGATGGTAAAACTTAAGTATCTGTATTTTTCTGTATCTGTATTTTTCTGCTGTGTGTTACACAGtgatgcaaaagaaaaaaataatgtgtCAAAGGAACATTCCCAAAACTTTTTATGGATACATGTATGTTACTTATTGTTTCCATGAAGTCTATTTTTGGCACAAACATACAATGCTTTAAAGAACCATGCAgtgaaagaaagtttttttgcaACTACCTTTCAAACAGCACATCCTCCAAGGCTGTAAAAAGATTCTCAGCATGCTTGTCTATTACCTAGAGTTTGAAGATTTGTATAAAAAACACTAGTTATTAGTCAcaataatgtatttttattgCTGTGATCTATGAAATGCAGGTTTCAAATTATGGGGTGTGCCTCCAAGAAAATATAATCAATGCAAGACAGAATCTATAAGTTGATATGAAGTCAACTAGCACTCTTGCTTGTCCAGGCATCCCTTCATTATTATCACCTTTGTCTCAAGTACACTTTACATTTTAATCCAAGGTTTTCAATAAGATTTTATTTAGGTGGCAAAAGCTTTGCAGTAGGTGGAGAAGGAAAAAAGTTGCAGCAAACGCCAACTTGTGAGCACCAAAGGTGCAAGTTTctggaaaaaattttgaaatctgggcCTCTTACAATgcatttccagcattctggagcaaaaatcAGAGTGTTTGAACAGCACACAgacattaaattttggcttttttattcagGAGGGGAGTTCACATGAAATACCCGGCAAATTTTGCCGGCCACCGgctcttattgaaaaccctgtaCTCAATTTGGAAATTCAAGAAGATACTGAGTTCGGCAAGACGTAAATCAAAATAGATGCAGGAGACACAAAAAGAGTTGTACACCAATGGTTGATTAAGGTACAGCAAAGCTGTACTCtatctaagaaaaattgaagggagcccactgctctgaacctgtgaaatccagggtgcctaGCACATGCCTTCTATGGAAAAAATAAGATTTACTTGCTACCAAGGAGCAAAAGTTGGGCTCGAGGGTCGACCAGGCACTACTTAAAGCCTTGTACAGGTACAGTGGTACACTGTATTGCATTTCATAATATGTATTACAAGAAGAAATAGGAGAGTTACAAGGGAAAATGACATCATCAAAActgcattattttgttgacaGGCACATAAAAAAATCAGTGCAGCCCAATCCTCTTTCAGATGCAGGCAGGATATTTTATACCAGGGAGGAGCTGGTAAATCTAATGTAAGATAAAGTGCCACATAAACAAAATACAATGCATATCTGATATTCcgctttataataataataatattgactACCTGGTGATTATCAGCATTGTTAAGAAATTCTTCAAGCTGTTGAACAGCAGTTAAACGACGGTCTCTTTCAGAATCTTTGGTGATCCTCTTTACAAGATGTGATAAACGAGAATCATCGCCAAACATATTATTTCGAtctaaaaggcaaaaaatgtatcTTACAAAAAATATTGTACCCTCCAGGTATTGAAGCCAGTCCAGTGCAGGTTTGCATGAACCCTGAGCATACATGTAATACTTAGTAAGTACAAAGATGGGTCAAATACAAAATACTACCATTTTGAATCTGAGGATTTACCATCAAGAAATTTAAGTGTATGGTTAGCAAAAATGGCATAAACTGTCACTTGCAAGCCCTGGGCTTACCGTCTTTTTTCGATTAAACACAGGGGCTTTgttccaggggggggggggggggggggtaatacTTGGAGTCAAAAAATTGCTTCAAAACCAagctatagcagtgctgatcaataTACATTTTGCATTTACTGATTTTTAATGGGCACTTTGCACGAAATGGTCATATAGGACAAATTCACTTTGGTGACTGGAAGAGGAAACAGTggggcaagaaaaacaaagagataAAATCATTCAAAAAGCTTATATCCCTTCTTTTCAAGCTCCCCCTGCATTGGGTACCTTACAGCAAGGCGTTTTTGTACCATGTGGCTGCTTTGTGCGtcataataaatcaaattcatttcaacACATTTGAAGCAGCATTAGAGGCAGGCTTATATCCACGGGGGGCTAATATTCAGCAGTGTTCTTACCAAAATTTTCCACCCTAGGGTCCACAGGACCCATAGAGAAGCTAAAAGGGGGTCATGAGGGAGAAAATTAAAGCGGGTCACAATTTTTAGATACAGTTAACTCAATGTTTAACTCACAGGTCTGAGTTAGAGTAAATCCCTTGTACTTTCTTAGATAATAAATATCCAATTTTTACATACAGTTAACTGAACATTTTACTGCTCTGAGTTAGAGTAAAGGCACCATCTTGACAATTAAATTTTGGCTGATATTATAAGGAAATATATGTGTGTGTACGTGTATTTTATGTACCTTGGGACCTCTTAAACAAATTATTGTGCAGCATTTCCCGAAAAAGTGCAGCAATGCTGCAATGCCTCGGTCTGGTAAGAGCACTGAATCAGGTGCATTTTTTGTTTATGGGTggatgggcctataactgggaAGGGGCTCATATATTGGAGGGGCTTGTTCATAAAAGCGACGGTTTAAAGTGACTCAAAGTGACTCCTGATTTACCTCTAGATTCTCCTTTTTTGATTGTCCTgtgtttttttgtgaattatAGGAGAATTCAATCTGTAATCAGGAGTCACTTTGGATATTTTCCTTTGTAACCCTTCAGTCTGCCTGTTGTGCAGAAGTAAATATTCCTTGCCATCCAGCAATTACTGGTGTACTGAAGATTGGTGCATAATAGCTCATAACTGAATGTCTACAGTTTTTAAATTCCTGAATATGTTACTGTTATTGCTGAACAttacaatataataatattctGTTTTAATATGGGTAGCGAGTGAGCTACTGATTAGCCTGCTGGTATAGAGTTAACATGAAGTTgaacattttaataaaataatatgctCATATGCATATGCCAATTGTagaataaaacacaaaaaaacatacagaattttacGCAGTAGGAGGCAAATTATGCCATTAAGCCCAATTAAGTATAAACTAAGCTGCCTTGGCAAATGTAAACCCAGCAAATTAGCCGGAAGAAGAGAGGGGACATCATTTTGTTGCACATGTCGAGCGCTCTACCTCGATTATCTGCAAtctctttaagaaaaaaataacttggaaaattgaaacaaaaattaaaacgactaaaaatatatatttaaaaaaatacgcGTTTCTTTAAACAAACCAACGTCTGAATTGCGACTTTCAAATTTGGCCAACGGAACCAAAGAACAAACAAGGTTACAATAAGCTTGATTGTTTGAAGCTATAGCGTTTGTTCAGTTCAGCTGAATCACTGTTAATTGTTTTTCAGAACAATTATTAAGAGCAGAAAGTCAATTCTGTAACTATCGGTGTACAGTGACTTACCATTAGCCGAGCCTTTAGTAGCAAAATTATCACGGTTCAACTCTCTGGGAACATCTCGGCCGGTTTCTCCTCTACCGCGAGAAGGTTGTTTCTCACCATCCGTGCGCTGCTTTCCTTTATCCTTTTCAACGACGTTAGCTTTACTACCCTCTCTCTCAGGTACATCTCTCCTACTTTCGTCGTTTCTTCGTCTGCCTcgttcttctttcttttcaggGCGACGTCTGGAGTTCCGCCCATTTCGCTGTTCGCGATCCCGAtctctttctctttcactttgAGTACTTGTAGTGCTACTGACTGAGTCTGCAGAGTGGTCTCGGCCTCTGTTTCGCTGAGAACGATCTCTGCGTGTTTGCCTACCACGGCCCTGTGGTCTCCCACTCATTCCATTTCATTCTGCCATGAAAACTTCTCCactaaaaaaagaaatccaCGCTCAAAGAGATTCATATAGCGCctggcgccatcttgaataccGAAAGAATGCCTCGCTTTCACGCATTTTTCAGCTGATTGCCTCACTTTCATGCAAGTCAGCTGCttgtaaattcaaaatggcgccgatCACTTCCTGATATGCGGTGAGACACTcaaataataatattctaatTACCAGTTTAAAAGCAATCTTGACTTCTATTTTGGCAAGATGGGATCCTTGTTTAGCAAGAAAAAAGAACCAGAAAGACCAAAAATAACTGAACAGGACAAAGCTATTCTGGTAAGATTTTTCAGTGTTAATGCAACAAGTTAAGGCCAGGGTAGCAAGTATTTTAGGTGGTCTGTTGTCTACTGTTAAAAGCGTTAATCGTCAGTCTTCTTTTCCACCCTTATTTTTCTCGAAAGAGTGAACTCGGGAGTTGGGACCATGCAGTAGGTACATGTAAAAGGAGGGGGGGAGCATGTAGCTAAAGTAGCTTTGTTTCGCTTTCAGGCCTGTAGCAGGTGAAGGGGCAGGGGAGGGCTTGAGTCCCCCCCAGAAATTTTCAGACTTGAATTAAATTCTGCTACGaaagtggaatttttctactaaaatggacagctgtcaatggaagCAAAAGTTTCAAAGTATTGTTGATCATAGTAAGattataggtggttttcatgcagtctcgggagacacaaataacaatgaggaaatgaacaaatgctggtggacaaacaaaacgaGCTAATGAGCAATCTTTTGTTTACTGTCCACCAGCATGGTGGCGATGACGTaacatgaaaaccacctatgtACTGTTGTGTAAATGAACGAAATCGTATTTTTGCTCTGCCAAAAACAACCAACAGCTTTAAAATATCTGCTAATTAAGCATCAAAATAGTCAGAAGCAAAATGGATCTAAATGCATCAATGACAATACCTGAACTTGACCTCTTGAACTTTATTGTTTTCCTAAGGGGTTCACCAGTGTAAAATATACTACTGTACTAGAGTAAAACTTAGGTTTTTGTGCGTTTATGTTGAAAGTCTTACAATGTCTTCGCAAGAACCACCGAAAAAGAAATCCAAACAAGTCGAAAATAAGCCGGGAACACTTTTATCGTGGGTAAAACTATGCACTAGTGACACAGAGCCTGGTGTAGTCGAAGAAACAATCCGAATCAAAGAACAACCGGGAAGGTATTGTAGACAAATGTAGTGATCTGACATGTACTAAGAAGTATGCTTTAACCGAGGGACCGaagtgggggggagggggcaatGTGGGTGGGGGGAGGTAGAGTTAATGTGGGCCACTCGCTCAGCTCCCCAGTCATTTTATGCTTGCTACGGGCCTGGCTTATGAGATGTTTTGCTGACATCCATTTAGCTAACATCTTATGTCAGTCAACCCCAACTGCAACGTTATTTaggaataataaattattcCATTACAATCGACTGGCCTGCTTCTAACAGTTGCTGATCCAGGCGGGCCATGATTAATAATggtaaaaacaattttattttacttataTAGCACTGTTCTCTAATAATGGAGGGGAGGAAGTATTTTGAATTGCAAGAATTCTTAttcagggtgttcattaggcatcggaGATTGGAGAATTCTCCATTTATTGTACAGGATTCTCCGGTTAACGTGCGATAGCCTCTGACTGATTTTTATTCTGAcatggagcctctttcaaagTATTCTCCTGTAAAGTTACACCTTTcacctgctactagaattctaaATGAAAACCCTGCTTATTACTATAAGAGTCAGTTTCATTATTACAATATATATCAAGGTTACAACCAATTCAGTTAAAACAAAATTGGAATAAATTCATAGATTGAAGGTTGTTAATAACAAACTGACCTGAGATACCAGTGCACTTGCTACTTTTTATTGTTAGCTCATTAGCTCCTATCTTTAAAAGAGTTCTGCACCTTTATGCAAATGAATAACACACTTGGCCAAATTTAATCaaatttaacttttatttcactgGTAGAAACCATATGGATTTTCTGGTATAAGAGAGTTATTTACTGTTTGTATGTCAATAAATATTTTGGCTTCCAGGCACTTAAACAGCAAAGGGATAAACTCAAACAATACCAGAAGAAGGTATGGAGCAATCAGCTTTGCATGAACCTTACATAGCATAACTATAACAAGAAGGCAGTATCCCAAAACCCTACATGTTACAAAATAATGATGATCAATGTGAAAATTATTGTCTACATGTAAATGATCAGGTTCCAGAAGTAGATTCAGTAGCATGTCCAGACCTCCAAACAAAGGTGCAGGGGGCACTCTCTCGCTGAAACAAAGTATCTTAGGCAATGGCAGTGTAATAGACTTAAAATAGGGAGGCCTTCCCTAGATTTTTCAGTTTTacccaggaaaaaaaaagcagaaaagttACATATTTAAATCTCTCCCAAAGCTTAAGACTTAAGGTTGGTCCAGGTTGTAAATGAATTTACGGTCCTAATAAATTGTACTCATTCTTTATTTTAGATCCAACTCAAtcttgaaaaagaaagacagcTTGCAAAGGAGCTAttaaaggaaggaaaaaagaagtgaGTTGGTACCCACTTATGTTAAACTCTTAGCTAATAAAAGCTCTGTATAATACACTGTTGGTGACGTAAAAATAGCAAGAGAAGAGAGCAGCAATCTCCTTGTAGCAAGGAGATCACTATGGCAACCAAGCCACACACAGCCCATCTCTGGGCACTTGTTAAGATAAGATCAGAGTGTTAAATGAATATGAATATGAATATGAATATGATCTATAAAAAGTCaacttttattattgtttttaataaagctcATCTTCGGGGGAGGGTAGGTACTTTCTTAtgagaggctaatggggatgtgccactgggtggggtcgcattttcacgagtggattgactataatggggttgcattcTCATTAGaattactagaatggggtcacacATTTTCGGAGTTTTGGGGTAAGATAGTTAATTGTTCTACATATTTACAGTTAGCAAAcataccagaatgtttgtactgtaggtgaaaagtaaagtgttctttgTTCAGTttaaaaatgggtcaattcattttagtATGGTCTATTTAAGGGACTGATAAGATAGATACATCAATAGAAAGTGACAAAGTTGAGATCATGAAAATCACATTAGCCCAAAGTGACTAAAATGGGATCTATAATTgcccacagaatagactataatggggtaagGGCTCTGAGAggtcagcggcacatacccagcaaacattaacccaagtacAGAGCTGTaccctcacccccccccccccccccccccacagacTCACATATTAGACTTGGATGATACACCATGTTTTTATGATGTTTGTAGAATTTAGGCTTACAGAACAGGcacaaaaattatttattctAACAATGAGAATTTTTCCTCTTTAAATCTCAGTAAAGCAAAACTGCTTTTAAAGAAGAAGAGATATCAGGAACAGACCCTTGAAAGAACAGATAATCAGCtggaaaatttggaaaaaatggtTTGCATTTTATTTAGCTTTATAGCAATTCATCTCGAGTAAATGTTTGCGACCTTATTCTATACTAGACAAGTTTACTCTCTACACTTTCCAAGGCCTCCAAGTTTCAATGTTATTTTTACTGGTGATTTCTAAACTACATGATTGTACTACACTTTATTAATAATTCGTTCTAAGAAGATGATGGATACCCTGTGTGAGATCAAAGCACTCTTAATTTTATGATCTATCCAAGAATAACTGCTTGAAATCATTACCGTCAATGGAGCTCACACCTTGCCTTAGCCTAAATTGTATTATCCATGTTATTTCAGTGAGCAACTGAAAGAGATTTGACCCATTGTTATtttaaatgataacaatattattattattatttgagtgataagtactaataataataactggtgATAATATTAAGTCATTATTCATTATTTGTAATACATGTCattcaaaagttttcaaacTCAGGAGGCAAAATTTTATTCAACAGAAAAAATTCTGTTGATCATGAGGCTTACAACTGTTGCTAAAAACAATGCTAAAACTATTCTTTCATGCACTTATTGCTTCAGCCTGGCTGtcatttcatttgtattttattaataaatttgaaagtcattttacatttcattttgtgcattttaTATTGTGCATAAACTGCCACCTGGTTAGCTTAATTATTGGATAAGTGCCAATTTGCTGAGCCGCGTTAGAGGGCAGCAGTTCAAACCCCAGTCGGACCAACACTAGCGATcgtaaaataactgaggagaaagtgctgctttTGTAAAGACGTCTCATCTGCAAATGGTTCAACTTTCAAGTAAACCATAGGCCTCCTCTCACAACCCTTGCACATGTAAATTCTGTGGGATGTTTAAGGACCCAACCACTGTTCATAAGGAGTAGGGGACAGTCCTCTCATGAGGGAGGGACTGTTATGGGCTGACCATAATATTTATTGGCGCCACGTGCTGTTGCGGTGACCCTGCCAAGAATTGGTGAACctaagtaaattttaaaaaacttaataCTAACTTGTAACTGCATATACCCTGTCAGGTCCAGGATGTTGAATTTGCTCAAATCCAGTTACAAGTTGCTGATGGATTGAAACAAGGAAATGAAGCACTGAAAAAAATGCATGAAGTATGTGGATTTATACCCCTAAGCAAGACCAGGAGCTTTCAGCTACTACCATCTTGGGAGTTTCCCTCTAGGGGAAAATTCTCATATTGTACATGCCCAGTTagttaaaatgttttatttggggggggggggggggagagcaagggtggcgcagtggtgagagcactcaccTCCTACCATTATGGACCGGGTTCAAATCCCTTCATCAATACTATTAATAATATGGTGGATGAAGAACCGCTATGTGGTCCGTGTGGTACCTCTAAATCCTGAGTTTGAGTTAGCGAGATTCTATTGTATTTatgtatttctttattttttttatttactttaacaTTCTTGTTACAGATCATGTCAATAGAAGATGTGGAAAGAATAATGGACGAGACACAGGAAGGCATTGAATATCAAAGAGTATGTATAATTATCTCGATGCAAGAGAACAATCATGTTCTGCAGGGAACAGACACTGAAGATGAACTTCAGCAGGACTTGTGCAAAAATCGTTTAGTCTCtcacccaattttttttatttattgtcaAAAATTAAAGGTCACTTGCATTTCAGTGCAGACAGTTACAATTCATTACATTAAGCCTATTATTATTGGTTACAACATTTTACCTTGCATTAAAACAGATAAATATTTTAacagaagggaaaaaaaagaaataaaaaataaagacaaagttTACAAAGAGACAAGGATAACAATCACAAGAAGGTTGACTGCCTTTTGGTCCTCCCTCCCCCATCTGCCTATCTCTCACTTGCACTTCCTGTAGCTGTTTAGATTTAAGTTATTTCTCTGAGGGGTATTGCTTGAAAGTAGCCCATTTCTTCCTAAAGGAGACTAGGTTGCTGATATCAAAAGCAATCTGTTTTTCACTTTCGGTTTCCATGGAGTGTATAATTAACTGAGTGTAAATTTGTAGCAGAGGAAAGGTATTTTGTCTCTCACCCAACTTGATATATACACAGAACAGTCACCTTAAAGTACGTAAATAATATTGCAGGGTCATGTAACTAACCTTGCGATAAGATGATTCATTCATTTTTCCAGGAAATTGATGAACTTTTAAGCGGAAGTTTGACTCAGGAAGATGAAGATGCAGTGTTACAAGAACTGGAGGAAATGACACAGGTAAAATGCTATACTTCATGGACCAACAAAAGTATTCGTATTGAAACAAGCAATGTCTCAATATTTGGATGACAAAGAAGAAACTTTCCTCCCTCATCCATCTCACCTCAGTACAATGCCCCCTCTGCAGCTAAGCAGACACATGCAAGGATGTGGCGCATCGGTGTCTACACTGTAGGATCCTGTCAGTGTCAACATCGTATTAATATTAAAATGGCTGAATgcaatttaggcaaagttaaacttgAGACAATGCTGGCCTGCTGTCCCTCCCTAGAACTCACAGAAGTAGTCGTGGGCCTTTGCAGGGGCATCTGGGATTTTATGGCTATGTTGTTGAGGTCATCTCATTTCGCTCGTGTTTTGCTTGTGTTTATTTCTGCTCCCTTCCCAGCCCTCCCTTTGGT from Porites lutea chromosome 6, jaPorLute2.1, whole genome shotgun sequence includes the following:
- the LOC140941020 gene encoding charged multivesicular body protein 6-A-like, translating into MGSLFSKKKEPERPKITEQDKAILALKQQRDKLKQYQKKIQLNLEKERQLAKELLKEGKKNKAKLLLKKKRYQEQTLERTDNQLENLEKMVQDVEFAQIQLQVADGLKQGNEALKKMHEIMSIEDVERIMDETQEGIEYQREIDELLSGSLTQEDEDAVLQELEEMTQSVTENLPEVPTEEPEEPTKELGEKRPPRAKQNKREAEMVPA